A genomic stretch from Paraburkholderia dioscoreae includes:
- a CDS encoding malonate decarboxylase subunit delta produces the protein MEHLTFDYPAQRAVTTRAHVGVVGSGDLEVLLSPAGQAGALAAHVVVRTSVDGYSHIWKSVLDRFFTRYDGAAQIEINDFGATPGVVALRLAEAVEAAEQGDDA, from the coding sequence ATGGAACATCTGACCTTCGACTATCCGGCGCAACGCGCCGTCACGACCCGCGCGCATGTCGGCGTGGTGGGCTCGGGCGATCTGGAAGTGCTGCTCTCGCCCGCCGGCCAGGCTGGCGCGCTGGCGGCGCATGTGGTCGTACGCACCAGCGTCGACGGCTACAGCCACATCTGGAAAAGCGTGCTCGACCGCTTTTTCACCCGCTACGACGGCGCCGCGCAAATCGAAATCAACGACTTCGGCGCAACGCCCGGTGTGGTCGCGTTGCGGCTCGCGGAAGCCGTCGAAGCCGCCGAACAGGGAGACGACGCATGA
- a CDS encoding biotin-independent malonate decarboxylase subunit beta, which produces MNTVASTHPAPLLRESFIELPARERARSLLDAGTFRELLGPFDRIESPWLPLQGVVCQADDGCVIARGTIGGEPAVVAAIESAFQGGSIGEVSGSKIAAALELALRDCERGKIVRPVVLFETGGVRLQEANLGLAVIAEIQAAIVALRRHVLVVGVIAGMVGCFGGMSLAAALCSYLVVTKQGRLGMNGPEVIEQEAGIEELDASDRRRVWQLIGGEQRTATALADQLVDDDADAVRAAVHAAFAQGVPAAHRSEQVDIFLNRLAQIDPATVTPETMRDVFNRHVQNARNTLRKEQV; this is translated from the coding sequence ATGAATACGGTTGCGAGCACCCATCCCGCGCCGCTGCTGCGCGAAAGTTTCATCGAACTGCCGGCGCGCGAACGCGCCCGCTCGCTGCTGGATGCGGGCACCTTCCGCGAACTGCTCGGCCCGTTCGACCGGATCGAATCGCCGTGGCTGCCGTTGCAAGGCGTCGTCTGCCAGGCGGATGACGGCTGCGTGATCGCGCGCGGCACCATCGGCGGCGAGCCCGCCGTGGTCGCCGCGATCGAATCCGCGTTCCAGGGCGGCAGCATCGGCGAAGTGTCGGGCAGCAAGATCGCCGCCGCGCTCGAACTGGCGTTGCGCGACTGCGAACGCGGCAAGATCGTGCGGCCGGTCGTGCTGTTCGAAACGGGCGGCGTGCGGTTGCAGGAAGCCAACCTCGGCCTCGCGGTGATCGCGGAGATTCAGGCGGCCATCGTCGCGTTGCGCCGGCATGTGCTGGTGGTCGGCGTGATCGCGGGCATGGTCGGGTGCTTCGGCGGCATGTCGCTGGCCGCGGCGTTGTGCTCGTACCTGGTCGTCACGAAGCAGGGGCGGCTCGGCATGAACGGCCCCGAGGTGATCGAACAGGAGGCCGGCATCGAGGAACTCGACGCCAGCGATCGCCGCCGCGTGTGGCAACTGATCGGCGGCGAACAGCGCACGGCGACCGCGCTCGCCGATCAACTGGTCGACGACGACGCCGACGCGGTGCGCGCCGCCGTGCATGCCGCGTTCGCGCAGGGTGTGCCGGCCGCGCATCGCAGCGAACAGGTCGACATTTTCCTGAACCGGCTCGCGCAGATCGATCCCGCCACCGTCACGCCGGAAACCATGCGTGACGTATTCAACCGTCACGTGCAGAACGCGCGGAACACATTGCGCAAGGAGCAGGTATGA
- a CDS encoding triphosphoribosyl-dephospho-CoA synthase: MAPAVLSARLCARDEAPAPRANAARAPAVDSPFEFGGTVGLAGVAEVGEAAGVAECANGADISHEAARAARLAPTLSDTQLARYAITALIDEAQLTPKPALVDRRGSGAHRDLDLDTMLRSAHALEPTFATLARAARRRGEPSALLRTELAQIGRAGELDMLHATGGTNAHRGAIWIVGLLVAGASLPAGAVRPNASRICTGAAQIACFPDRFAAPSDSHGERARQRYHVGGARREAQDGFPHVIEVGLPALLAARERGIGENAARLDTLLSIMAKLDDTCLLHRAGLPGLHAGQHGAQRVLDAGGSSTPAGLEALAALERNLLTLNASPGGAADLLAATLFLDMLAHHDANGSPDTWNI; this comes from the coding sequence ATGGCGCCCGCTGTTTTGAGTGCGCGATTGTGCGCGCGAGACGAAGCGCCGGCGCCGCGCGCTAACGCTGCACGCGCGCCGGCAGTTGATTCGCCCTTCGAGTTTGGCGGAACCGTCGGGCTGGCCGGCGTCGCCGAGGTTGGCGAAGCTGCCGGGGTCGCGGAATGCGCCAATGGCGCCGACATTTCGCACGAGGCCGCTCGCGCCGCCCGCCTCGCGCCCACCCTTTCCGACACACAGTTGGCCCGCTACGCCATCACCGCGCTGATCGACGAGGCCCAACTGACCCCCAAACCTGCGCTGGTCGACCGGCGCGGCAGCGGCGCCCATCGCGACCTCGATCTCGACACCATGCTGCGCTCCGCGCACGCGCTCGAACCGACCTTCGCGACACTCGCGCGCGCGGCGCGCCGCCGCGGCGAACCGTCCGCGTTGTTGCGCACCGAGCTCGCACAGATCGGCCGCGCGGGGGAACTCGACATGCTGCATGCCACGGGTGGCACCAACGCGCATCGCGGCGCGATCTGGATCGTCGGGCTGCTGGTCGCGGGCGCGTCGTTGCCCGCCGGGGCCGTGCGTCCGAATGCGTCGCGGATCTGCACGGGTGCCGCGCAGATCGCCTGCTTTCCGGACCGCTTCGCCGCGCCCTCCGACAGTCACGGCGAACGCGCGCGTCAGCGCTATCACGTCGGCGGCGCGCGCCGCGAAGCGCAAGACGGCTTTCCGCACGTCATCGAGGTCGGCCTGCCTGCGTTGCTCGCGGCGCGCGAGCGAGGCATCGGCGAAAACGCCGCGCGCCTCGACACGCTGCTCTCGATCATGGCAAAGCTGGACGACACCTGCCTGCTGCATCGCGCGGGACTGCCCGGCTTGCACGCCGGACAACACGGCGCGCAGCGTGTGCTGGACGCGGGCGGCAGTTCGACGCCGGCGGGCCTCGAAGCGCTCGCCGCACTCGAACGCAACCTGCTGACGCTCAACGCATCGCCCGGCGGCGCAGCCGATCTGCTCGCCGCCACCCTCTTTCTCGACATGCTGGCCCATCACGACGCCAACGGGAGCCCGGACACATGGAACATCTGA